From a single Pseudorasbora parva isolate DD20220531a chromosome 17, ASM2467924v1, whole genome shotgun sequence genomic region:
- the capn2a gene encoding calpain 2, (m/II) large subunit a has protein sequence MSGVASTLAKKRALAAGFGTNTNAVKYLNQNFESLRSECLSRGDLFCDVTFPAAPESLGFNELGPRSSKTRGVVWKRPGELTSSPEFIVGGATRTDICQGGLGDCWLLAAIASLTLNEDVLARVVPSNQGFGQDYAGIFHFQLWQYGEWVDVVVDDRLPTRDGELLFVHSATGSEFWSALLEKAYAKVNGCYEALSGGSTTEGFEDFTGGIAEIYELKSAPSNMFQIIKKALDSGALLGCSIDITSAADSEAITHQKLVKGHAYSLTGATEVTYRGRKEKLVRVRNPWGQVEWTGAWSDSSSEWSSVDPSERENVKADDGEFWMSFSDFVRHYSRLEVCTLTPDTLSSDSVKHWSACKFDGSWRRGSTAGGCRNHPYTFWMNPQFKIKLEEEDDDPDDNEVGCSLVIGLIQKNRRKMRKSGEDMHTIGYAIYEVPSQFHGQKDVHLDKNYFLTHAQKARSETFINLREVSTRFKLPPGEYLIVPSTFEPHQNGDFCVRVFSEKQSEMQQCDDPVEANIEDDTVSEDEVDAGFRGLFTKLAGDDMEISAIELRTILNKIVSKRTDIKTDGFSMDTCRVMVNLMDDSGNGKLGLSEFATLWKKIQKYLVIYKKNDMDGSGCMSTPEMRMALKEAGFSLNDCIHQNLAARYGDADMTIDFDNFVSCVMRLEMMFKVFKRIDVDDSGFIELDFFQWLTFAMI, from the exons ATGTCTGGCGTGGCATCCACACTCGCCAAGAAGAGAGCCCTGGCGGCTGGCTTTGGGACGAACACCAATGCCGTGAAGTACCTGAACCAGAACTTTGAGAGTCTGAGAAGTGAGTGTCTGAGCCGCGGGGATCTGTTTTGTGATGTAACGTTCCCAGCCGCTCCCGAATCTCTGGGCTTCAACGAACTCGGTCCACGGTCGTCAAAAACCAGAGGTGTGGTGTGGAAAAGACCTGGG GAACTGACCTCCAGCCCTGAGTTTATTGTTGGAGGAGCTACAAGAACAGATATTTGCCAAGGAGGTTTAG GTGATTGCTGGCTCTTAGCGGCCATTGCGTCACTAACCCTCAATGAAGATGTTCTGGCTCGTGTCGTACCATCCAACCAGGGCTTTGGGCAAGACTATGCTGGGATTTTCCACTTTCAG TTGTGGCAGTATGGGGAATGGGTGGATGTGGTGGTAGATGATCGATTGCCCACTAGAGATGGAGAACTGCTGTTTGTTCATTCCGCCACAGGCTCTGAGTTCTGGAGCGCCCTGCTGGAGAAGGCCTATGCAAA GGTGAATGGATGTTATGAGGCTCTTTCTGGAGGCTCCACAACTGAAGGTTTTGAGGATTTCACCGGTGGGATTGCAGAAATATACGAGTTGAAAAGCGCACCATCCAACATGTTTCAAATCATCAAGAAGGCCCTGGACTCCGGAGCTCTGCTGGGATGCTCCATAGAT ATCACCAGTGCAGCAGACTCTGAGGCCATCACTCATCAGAAGCTTGTGAAAGGACATGCTTACTCTCTTACTGGGGCAACTGAG GTTACTTACCGAGGTCGAAAGGAGAAGCTGGTCAGAGTTCGTAATCCTTGGGGTCAGGTGGAATGGACGGGGGCCTGGAGTGACAG CTCTTCTGAGTGGAGCTCTGTCGATCCATCTGAACGTGAGAATGTGAAGGCAGACGACGGAGAGTTCTG GATGTCATTCTCAGATTTTGTGAGGCATTATTCACGCTTAGAGGTCTGCACTCTGACACCAGACACGCTGTCCTCGGACTCTGTCAAACACTGGAGTGCATGTAAATTCGATGGCTCCTGGAGAAGAGGCTCTACTGCTGGTGGCTGCAGGAACCATCCAT ACACCTTCTGGATGAATCCTCAGTTTAAGATCAAACTAGAGGAGGAAGATGATGATCCTGATGATAATGAAGTAGGCTGCAGTCTGGTGATTGGCTTGATTCAGAAGAACCGGCGCAAAATGAGGAAGTCTGGAGAGGACATGCACACCATTGGCTATGCCATCTATGAG GTGCCTTCACAG TTCCATGGGCAAAAGGATGTTCATCTGGATAAGAACTATTTCCTGACCCACGCTCAGAAAGCTCGATCTGAGACCTTTATCAACCTGAGAGAGGTCAGCACCCGCTTTAAACTTCCTCCTGGAGAATATCTCATCGTCCCTTCCACATTCGAACCGCACCAGAACGGAGActtctgtgtgcgtgtgttctcCGAGAAACAGTCTGAGATGCA ACAATGTGATGACCCTGTAGAGGCAAACATAGAAGAT GACACAGTGTCTGAAGATGAGGTCGATGCTGGCTTTAGGGGACTGTTTACTAAACTTGCTGGAGAC GACATGGAAATCTCTGCCATTGAGCTGCGaacaattttaaacaaaatagtTTCTAAAC GAACCGATATAAAGACAGATGGTTTCAGTATGGATACTTGTAGAGTCATGGTGAACCTCATGGAT GATAGTGGCAATGGTAAACTGGGGTTATCTGAGTTTGCCACTCTTTGGAAGAAAATTCAAAAGTATCTG GTCATTTATAAGAAGAATGACATGGATGGGTCCGGCTGCATGAGTACACCAGAAATGCGAATGGCTTTGAAAGAAGCAG GATTCTCTCTGAATGACTGCATTCATCAGAATCTGGCTGCGCGTTATGGAGACGCAGACATGACTATCGACTTCGATAACTTTGTGTCCTGCGTGATGCGTCTGGAGATGATGTTCA aagtgtTCAAGAGGATCGACGTAGACGACAGTGGGTTCATTGAGTTGGACTTCTTCCAG tggCTGACATTTGCTATGATTTAA
- the capn1a gene encoding calpain 1, (mu/I) large subunit a yields the protein MFSYGGISAQISANRLKAEGVGSFEQALHFQNQDFEALKQECLEGGYLFEDPCFPAEPPSLGFKELAPYSSKTRDVEWMRPTELCDDPQFIVGGASRTDICQGALGDCWLLAAIASLTLNERLLHRVVPHGQTFQDDYAGIFHFQFWQFGEWVDIVIDDRLPVKDGELMFVHSAEGNEFWSALVEKAYAKLNGSYEALSGGSTTEGFEDFTGGVSEMYELRNAPRDLYRIIGKALERGSLLGCSIDITSAFDMESVTFKKLVKGHAYSVTALKQVEFRGYTERLIRVRNPWGQVEWTGAWSDNSPEWDEIDPSEKDDLHLQMEDGEFWMSFSEFLRQFSRLEICNLSPDALSDDDLSHWNAIKFHGAWRRGSTAGGCRNHPNTFWINPQYKITLLEEDDDPEDEEVACSLLVALMQKDRRRHRRHGQDMHTIGFAVYEIPEEYAGCQNVHLKKDFFLTHSSSARSETFINLREVSTRLRLPPGEYIIVPSTFEPSKEADFVLRVFTEKQSETEELDDEISADLEDEEEITEDDIDDSFKSMFAQLAGEDMEISVHELRTILNRVVSKHKDLKTDGFSMESCRTMVNLLDKDGSARLGLVEFQILWNKIRKLLGIFREFDIDKSGTMSSYEMRIAVESSGFKLNNRLNQILVARYAENEVIDFDNFVCCLIKLEAMFRSFQQLDKDGTGTAEMNLSEWLFMTMCG from the exons ATGTTCTCTTATGGAGGGATCTCAGCCCAGATCAGTGCTAACAGGCTAAAAGCAGAAGGCGTGGGCTCTTTTGAGCAGGCTTTACACTTCCAGAACCAGGATTTTGAGGCCCTCAAACAGGAATGTTTAGAAGGGGGCTACCTGTTTGAAGACCCCTGTTTTCCCGCCGAACCGCCCTCTCTCGGCTTCAAAGAACTTGCCCCGTATTCCTCCAAAACCCGTGATGTGGAGTGGATGCGCCCTACG GAGCTCTGTGATGATCCTCAGTTCATTGTGGGAGGAGCTTCACGGACAGACATCTGTCAGGGAGCTCTGG GTGACTGCTGGCTCCTCGCTGCTATAGCATCGCTGACTCTAAATGAAAGACTCCTCCATAGGGTCGTACCTCATGGCCAGACCTTTCAGGACGACTATGCTGGAATATTCCACTTTCAG TTCTGGCAGTTTGGCGAGTGGGTTGACATTGTGATTGACGATCGACTCCCGGTCAAAGACGGAGAGCTCATGTTTGTCCATTCAGCAGAGGGAAATGAGTTCTGGAGTGCCTTGGTTGAAAAAGCCTATGCAAA GCTAAATGGCTCCTATGAAGCTCTCTCTGGAGGCTCCACCACTGAGGGTTTTGAGGATTTCACCGGAGGGGTCTCGGAGATGTACGAGCTCCGGAATGCTCCGAGAGACCTGTACCGAATCATCGGCAAAGCCCTGGAGAGAGGCTCCCTGCTGGGCTGCTCTATTGAT ATCACCAGTGCCTTTGATATGGAATCTGTGACATTTAAGAAGCTTGTTAAGGGTCACGCTTACTCAGTGACTGCTCTCAAACAG GTGGAGTTTAGGGGCTATACGGAGAGGCTTATCCGGGTCCGTAACCCGTGGGGTCAGGTAGAATGGACAGGGGCCTGGAGTGATAA CTCCCCTGAATGGGATGAGATTGATCCATCCGAAAAGGATGACTTGCACTTACAAATGGAAGATGGAGAGTTCTG GATGTCATTCAGTGAGTTTTTGCGGCAGTTCTCCAGGCTGGAGATTTGTAATCTGTCCCCTGATGCTCTGAGTGATGATGACCTGAGCCATTGGAACGCCATCAAGTTTCACGGTGCCTGGCGGAGAGGCAGTACCGCAGGAGGCTGCCGAAATCATCCCA ACACATTTTGGATCAATCCACAGTATAAGATTACGCTGCTGGAGGAAGATGATGACCCGGAGGATGAAGAAGTGGCCTGCAGCTTACTGGTGGCTTTAATGCAGAAAGACCGCAGACGGCACCGCCGCCACGGGCAGGACATGCACACCATTGGTTTTGCGGTCTATGAG ATTCCTGAAGAG TACGCTGGCTGTCAGAACGTGCACCTTAAAAAGGACTTCTTCCTGACACACTCATCAAGTGCCCGCTCTGAGACCTTCATCAACCTACGGGAGGTGAGCACACGTCTCCGCCTCCCTCCCGGGGAATACATCATCGTCCCCTCCACCTTTGAACCCAGCAAAGAGGCTGATTTTGTCCTACGAGTCTTCACTGAGAAGCAGTCAGAGacaga GGAGTTGGATGATGAGATTTCAGCTGACCTGGAGGATGAG GAAGAAATTACAGAGGATGATATTGATGACTCTTTCAAGTCCATGTTTGCCCAGCTGGCTGGAGAG GATATGGAGATATCCGTCCATGAGCTCAGAACTATTCTCAACAGAGTAGTTTCCAAAC ACAAGGATCTAAAGACAGATGGCTTCAGCATGGAGTCCTGCAGAACTATGGTCAACCTCTTAGAT AAAGATGGTAGTGCACGTTTGGGCTTAGTAGAGTTTCAGATCCTCTGGAACAAAATAAGAAAGTTGCTG GGGATCTTCAGAGAGTTTGATATTGATAAGTCGGGGACTATGAGCTCTTATGAGATGCGTATTGCTGTAGAATCATCAG GCTTTAAGCTCAATAACAGACTCAACCAGATCCTTGTGGCCAGATACGCTGAGAATGAGGTCATCGATTTTGACAACTTCGTCTGCTGCTTGATCAAACTCGAGGCCATGTTCA